In the genome of Streptomyces globosus, one region contains:
- a CDS encoding nucleotide triphosphate diphosphatase NUDT15, producing MTTHPERPQRAAPHPNAVVGVGLVVCDRAGRVLLGRAHDGRWELPGGKVDPGEGFEQAAARELAEETALRADPADIRILGVHIDAQGGVTRLTASAVAAAAEGTPRVTEPHKITTWEWFAPADIPEALYAPSAHVLRTWRPELVPALPQGPAHSYPTAPPGR from the coding sequence ATGACCACGCATCCCGAACGCCCCCAGCGCGCCGCCCCGCACCCCAATGCCGTCGTCGGCGTCGGGCTCGTCGTCTGCGACCGGGCGGGGCGGGTGCTCCTCGGCCGGGCGCACGACGGCCGGTGGGAGCTGCCCGGCGGGAAGGTCGACCCCGGGGAGGGCTTCGAGCAGGCCGCGGCCCGGGAGCTGGCCGAGGAGACGGCCCTGCGGGCGGACCCGGCGGACATCCGGATCCTCGGCGTGCACATCGACGCGCAGGGCGGGGTGACCCGGCTGACGGCCTCGGCGGTGGCCGCGGCGGCCGAGGGCACCCCGCGGGTCACCGAACCGCACAAGATCACCACGTGGGAGTGGTTCGCGCCCGCCGACATCCCGGAGGCCCTGTACGCGCCGTCCGCGCACGTCCTGCGCACCTGGCGGCCGGAACTCGTCCCGGCGCTGCCGCAGGGGCCCGCGCACTCCTACCCGACGGCCCCTCCCGGGCGGTGA
- a CDS encoding acyl-ACP desaturase, which produces MTITSPHLGSSAAWTDAKLLYALEEVVEKELNRHLKVTKDWMPHEYVPWSDGRNFPAFFEDGEAWDPQQSKVTDIGKIALVVNLLTEDNLPSYHHEIATLFGRNGAWGTWVHRWTAEEGRHGIVMRDYLLASRAVDPDKLEAFRMQHMSEGFESDNRHSMLHSVAYVAFQELATRISHRNTGHQSGDPVCDRMLARIAQDENLHMVFYRNLLGAAFDIAPDLTMQAVRDVVVNFRMPGHGMPGFERMAAQMAIGGVYNLRIHHDDVLSPVIRFLKIMSIDGLGPEGLQAQEELGLFMDGLDSEARKFDERLAARAARLAARKG; this is translated from the coding sequence GTGACGATCACCTCTCCCCACCTCGGCAGCTCTGCGGCGTGGACCGACGCGAAGCTGCTGTATGCGCTGGAAGAGGTGGTCGAGAAGGAACTCAACCGCCACCTGAAGGTGACCAAGGACTGGATGCCCCACGAGTACGTCCCGTGGAGCGACGGCCGTAACTTCCCGGCGTTCTTCGAGGACGGCGAGGCCTGGGACCCGCAGCAGTCCAAGGTCACCGACATCGGCAAGATCGCCCTGGTCGTGAACCTGCTGACCGAGGACAACCTGCCGAGCTACCACCACGAGATCGCCACGCTGTTCGGGCGCAACGGCGCATGGGGCACCTGGGTGCACCGCTGGACCGCAGAGGAGGGCCGCCACGGCATCGTGATGCGCGACTACCTGCTGGCCTCGCGCGCCGTGGACCCGGACAAGCTCGAGGCGTTCCGCATGCAGCACATGTCGGAGGGCTTCGAGTCCGACAACCGCCACTCGATGCTGCACTCCGTTGCGTACGTCGCCTTCCAGGAGCTGGCCACCCGCATCTCGCACCGCAACACCGGCCACCAGTCCGGCGACCCGGTCTGCGACCGGATGCTGGCCCGCATCGCGCAGGACGAGAACCTGCACATGGTCTTCTACCGCAACCTGCTGGGCGCGGCCTTCGACATCGCCCCGGACCTGACGATGCAGGCCGTGCGCGATGTCGTGGTGAACTTCCGGATGCCCGGACACGGCATGCCGGGCTTCGAGCGCATGGCCGCCCAGATGGCGATCGGCGGCGTCTACAACCTGCGCATCCACCACGACGACGTCCTGAGCCCCGTCATCCGCTTCCTGAAGATCATGAGCATCGACGGTCTCGGCCCGGAGGGCCTGCAGGCCCAGGAGGAGCTCGGCCTCTTCATGGACGGCCTGGACTCCGAGGCCCGCAAGTTCGACGAGCGCCTTGCCGCCCGCGCGGCCCGCCTGGCGGCCCGCAAGGGCTGA
- a CDS encoding SsgA family sporulation/cell division regulator codes for MITVIEQAVQARLVATAPKVETVPVTLCYDRSDPFAVRMAFPAPATLEGVEVSWTFARELLRSGLIRPSGQGDVRVRPYDGDRTTIEFHAPEGVAIVLMATAELQRFLRRSAEVVSPGHEHLYLDMDHSLAELMRGPR; via the coding sequence TTGATCACTGTTATCGAGCAGGCCGTGCAGGCACGTCTGGTAGCCACCGCGCCGAAGGTGGAAACCGTACCCGTCACTCTCTGCTACGACCGGTCGGATCCGTTCGCGGTGCGGATGGCGTTCCCCGCTCCGGCCACGCTGGAGGGCGTCGAGGTGTCGTGGACGTTCGCCCGCGAACTGCTGAGGTCGGGCCTGATCAGGCCGTCGGGCCAGGGCGACGTGCGGGTGCGCCCGTACGACGGGGACCGGACGACGATCGAGTTCCACGCCCCGGAGGGTGTCGCGATCGTGCTCATGGCGACGGCGGAGCTGCAGCGTTTCCTGCGAAGGTCCGCGGAGGTGGTTTCGCCGGGGCACGAGCACCTCTACCTGGACATGGACCACAGCCTGGCGGAGCTGATGCGCGGTCCGCGCTGA
- a CDS encoding WhiB family transcriptional regulator: MNTTTAPATASAAPAWYEFALCAQTGADFFFPEPGNSLREAKRLCAACEVRTGCLEYALANDERFGVWGGLSEAERLALRPRR, translated from the coding sequence ATGAACACCACCACTGCTCCCGCCACTGCCTCCGCGGCCCCTGCCTGGTACGAGTTCGCGCTGTGCGCGCAGACGGGGGCGGACTTCTTCTTCCCCGAGCCGGGCAACTCGCTGCGGGAGGCGAAGCGGCTGTGCGCGGCGTGCGAGGTGCGGACCGGCTGCCTGGAGTACGCCCTCGCCAACGACGAGCGCTTCGGCGTGTGGGGCGGGCTGTCCGAGGCGGAGCGCCTCGCGCTGCGCCCCCGCCGCTGA
- the ligD gene encoding non-homologous end-joining DNA ligase, giving the protein MGASGNAIELEAGGRKVRLSSPDKVYFPERGLTKLDVARYYLAVGDGITRALRDRPTTLERYPDGVEGESFFQKRAPKTLPDWIPTAHIAFPSGRTADEICPTEPAAVLWAANLGCLTFHPWPVRREDTDRPDELRIDLDPQPGTDYGDAVVAAHELRDILEELGLRGWPKTSGGRGLHVFVPIEPRWTFTDVRRCAIAIGRELEARMPGRVTTAWWKEERGERIFVDYNQTARDRTIASAYSVRPRPHAPVSAPLRWDELDSAEPRDFDITTMPARYAELGDLHADMDDHAFRLEAALELAERQEHDEGLGDMPYPPDYPKMPGEPKRVQPSRAKNTGPAESAEEPRAD; this is encoded by the coding sequence ATGGGTGCATCCGGGAACGCGATCGAGCTGGAAGCGGGCGGCCGGAAGGTGCGGCTGTCCAGTCCGGACAAGGTGTACTTCCCCGAGCGGGGCCTCACCAAGCTCGACGTCGCCCGGTACTACCTGGCCGTGGGGGACGGCATCACGCGCGCCCTGCGAGACCGCCCCACCACGCTGGAGCGCTATCCCGACGGGGTGGAGGGCGAGTCGTTCTTCCAGAAGCGCGCCCCGAAAACCCTGCCCGACTGGATCCCCACCGCCCACATCGCCTTCCCCAGCGGGCGCACCGCCGACGAGATCTGCCCGACCGAGCCGGCCGCCGTACTGTGGGCCGCCAACCTCGGCTGCCTCACCTTCCACCCGTGGCCGGTGCGCCGGGAGGACACCGACCGGCCCGACGAGCTGCGCATCGACCTCGACCCCCAGCCGGGCACCGACTACGGCGACGCGGTCGTCGCCGCGCACGAGCTGCGCGACATCCTGGAGGAGCTGGGCCTGCGCGGCTGGCCCAAGACCTCGGGCGGGCGCGGGCTGCACGTGTTCGTCCCGATCGAGCCGCGGTGGACCTTCACCGACGTACGGCGCTGCGCGATCGCGATCGGCCGTGAACTGGAGGCCCGTATGCCGGGCCGGGTCACCACCGCCTGGTGGAAGGAGGAGCGCGGCGAGCGGATCTTCGTCGACTACAACCAGACGGCACGCGACCGCACCATCGCCTCGGCGTACTCCGTCCGCCCGCGCCCCCACGCCCCCGTATCGGCCCCGCTCCGCTGGGACGAGCTGGACTCCGCGGAGCCCCGGGACTTCGACATCACCACGATGCCCGCCCGGTACGCCGAGCTCGGCGACCTGCACGCCGACATGGACGACCACGCCTTCAGGCTTGAGGCGGCGCTGGAGCTCGCAGAGCGGCAGGAGCACGACGAGGGGCTCGGCGACATGCCGTACCCGCCGGACTACCCGAAGATGCCGGGCGAGCCCAAGCGCGTCCAGCCGAGCCGCGCGAAGAACACCGGCCCTGCCGAGTCCGCCGAGGAGCCGCGGGCGGACTGA
- a CDS encoding helix-turn-helix domain-containing protein has protein sequence MPHLAAVGPSDGLARAGEERLAGEESARGAVRSERRKEILRQRREELGLSQEDLAARLRISVRAYGNWERGLVKEWTDRKLLALAEALEMSERQCFWLFRVMVDRDPPPTWRAAADNRLPDDPAQRDYLVDYAALMEAVPHPSVLVDHRWDVALTNSAFDRLFQSVRPHPTALPDDNFLRFVLFHPDAAAVLEDHEPAWCVPLMAQFANALEAAPEDQGLRSIRQEIARDPFMEAAYRYGVPHWLRTHGSEAAERDGAVRTVRHWDPQAGLVRCRIVAESSRMLDAMGLTRITLVLSAPQGPAAGPARGGSAPQRQGPRLRAVPSLGD, from the coding sequence GTGCCACATCTCGCAGCGGTGGGCCCGTCCGATGGCCTCGCCCGAGCCGGTGAGGAGCGCCTGGCGGGCGAGGAGTCCGCACGCGGCGCAGTGCGGTCGGAGCGACGCAAGGAGATTTTGCGCCAGCGCCGCGAGGAACTGGGCCTGAGCCAGGAAGACCTCGCCGCCCGGTTGCGGATCAGCGTGCGCGCCTACGGGAACTGGGAACGCGGCCTGGTCAAGGAATGGACCGACCGCAAGCTGCTCGCCCTGGCGGAAGCCCTGGAGATGAGCGAGCGGCAGTGCTTCTGGCTGTTCCGGGTCATGGTCGACCGCGACCCCCCGCCGACCTGGCGGGCGGCCGCCGACAACCGGCTGCCCGACGACCCTGCCCAGCGCGACTACCTGGTGGACTACGCCGCCCTCATGGAGGCCGTGCCCCACCCCTCCGTCCTGGTCGACCACCGCTGGGACGTCGCGCTCACCAACTCGGCCTTCGACCGGCTCTTCCAGTCGGTCCGCCCCCACCCGACCGCCCTCCCCGACGACAACTTCCTGCGCTTCGTGCTCTTCCACCCCGACGCGGCCGCCGTGCTCGAGGACCACGAACCGGCCTGGTGCGTCCCGCTCATGGCCCAGTTCGCCAACGCCCTCGAAGCGGCTCCCGAGGACCAGGGGCTGCGCAGCATCCGCCAGGAGATCGCCCGGGACCCCTTCATGGAGGCCGCCTACCGGTACGGCGTCCCCCACTGGCTGAGGACCCACGGGTCCGAGGCCGCCGAGCGCGACGGCGCCGTCCGCACCGTCCGCCACTGGGACCCCCAGGCGGGCCTCGTCCGGTGCCGGATCGTGGCCGAATCGAGTCGGATGCTCGACGCCATGGGCCTGACCCGGATCACGCTGGTCCTCTCGGCCCCGCAGGGCCCCGCAGCCGGCCCGGCGCGCGGCGGATCCGCCCCGCAGCGTCAGGGCCCGAGGCTCCGCGCCGTCCCCTCGCTGGGCGACTGA
- a CDS encoding 6-phospho-beta-glucosidase, protein MRLTILGGGGFRVPLVYGALLGDGGEGRVTDVVLHDEDPARLAAMARVLAGQAAAAAADPRTPTPGPAPAVRATTDLDEALAGADFVFSAIRVGGLEGRAADERVALAEGVLGQETVGAGGIAYGLRTVPVARALARAVARRAPEAWVINFTNPAGLVTEAMAGILGDRVIGICDSPVGLGRRVARVLGARPEDAWVDYVGLNHLGWLRGLRVGGRDELPRLLADAKALESFEEGRLFGAEWLRALGAIPNEYLHYYYFNRETVRAYREARQTRGAFLRDQQRGFYAEAGRPGVAPGAALAAWERTRAEREATYMAENREAAGAGGREDGDMESGGYEKVALALMRAIARDERTTLILNVRNRSTLSVLDAEAVIEVPCLVDANGAHPVAADPLPLHATGLVTAVKAVEREVLAASESGSRAAAAKAFALHPLVDSAAVARRLLDGYRAVHPGLEYLR, encoded by the coding sequence GTGCGGCTGACCATCCTCGGCGGGGGCGGATTCCGGGTTCCGCTCGTCTACGGAGCGCTGCTCGGCGACGGGGGCGAGGGCCGCGTCACGGACGTGGTGCTCCACGACGAGGACCCGGCGCGGCTCGCCGCCATGGCCCGCGTGCTCGCCGGCCAGGCGGCCGCCGCCGCGGCGGACCCCCGCACCCCGACGCCCGGCCCCGCCCCTGCCGTCAGGGCGACCACCGACCTCGACGAGGCCCTGGCCGGCGCCGACTTCGTCTTCTCCGCGATCCGCGTCGGCGGCCTGGAGGGGCGCGCCGCGGACGAGCGGGTGGCCCTGGCCGAGGGCGTGCTGGGCCAGGAGACCGTCGGCGCGGGCGGTATCGCGTACGGGCTGCGGACCGTGCCGGTCGCCCGCGCCCTCGCGCGGGCCGTGGCCCGGCGGGCCCCCGAGGCGTGGGTCATCAACTTCACCAACCCGGCCGGCCTGGTCACCGAAGCCATGGCGGGGATCCTCGGCGACCGCGTCATCGGCATCTGCGACTCCCCGGTGGGGCTCGGCCGGCGCGTCGCCCGGGTGCTCGGCGCCCGCCCCGAGGACGCCTGGGTCGACTACGTCGGCCTCAACCACCTGGGCTGGCTGCGCGGGCTGCGCGTCGGCGGCCGCGACGAGCTGCCGCGTCTGCTGGCCGATGCGAAGGCGCTGGAGTCCTTCGAGGAGGGCCGGCTCTTCGGCGCCGAGTGGCTGCGCGCGCTCGGCGCGATCCCGAACGAGTACCTGCACTACTACTACTTCAACCGCGAGACCGTACGCGCCTACCGGGAGGCCCGGCAGACCCGCGGCGCGTTCCTGCGCGACCAGCAGCGCGGCTTCTACGCCGAGGCCGGCCGGCCCGGCGTCGCTCCCGGGGCGGCTCTGGCCGCCTGGGAGCGGACCCGGGCCGAGCGGGAGGCCACGTACATGGCGGAGAACCGCGAGGCGGCCGGCGCCGGCGGGCGCGAGGACGGCGACATGGAGTCCGGAGGCTACGAGAAGGTCGCGCTGGCGCTGATGCGGGCCATCGCCCGCGACGAGCGGACCACGCTCATCCTCAACGTCCGCAACCGGTCGACGCTGTCCGTCCTCGATGCGGAGGCCGTCATCGAGGTGCCCTGCCTGGTCGACGCGAACGGCGCCCACCCGGTCGCGGCCGACCCGCTGCCGCTGCACGCGACGGGCCTGGTGACCGCGGTCAAGGCCGTGGAGCGCGAGGTGCTGGCGGCGTCGGAGAGCGGCTCCCGGGCGGCCGCGGCGAAGGCGTTCGCGCTGCACCCGCTGGTGGACTCGGCCGCGGTGGCCCGGCGGCTGCTCGACGGGTACCGGGCCGTCCACCCGGGCCTGGAGTACCTGCGCTGA
- a CDS encoding ABC-F family ATP-binding cassette domain-containing protein, with amino-acid sequence MGNTSSFITCSALSFDWPDGTPVFDGFDLAVGPGRTGLIGRNGSGKSTLLKLITGRLVPRDGRLAVSGTVGHLPQDITLDTSLRVDEALGIRAVRAALHAIEAGEATEANFTAVGDDWDVEERALAALDQLGLGAVGLDRTVGELSGGEGVLLRLAALLLARPDVLLLDEPTNNLDLRARRRLYAAVESWPGVLLLASHDRELLERVDRIAELHEGEVHWYGGNFSVYEQQLAAEQEAAERLVRAAEADVQRQKRELSDAHVKLARRRRFAQKMYENKRVPKIVANNLRSAAQQSAGKHRTLHAERLTQARERLGEAVEAVRDDDEIRIELPATLVPPGRRVLDLSRLRLAHGAGAPLEWDLRGPERIALVGRNGSGKTTLLRTVAGLLEPEAGEVAVHVPARFLPQRLDVLDDGLSVVENVARFAPQASNNVVRARLAHFLFRGARADRAAGALSGGERFRAALAALLLAEPAPQLLMLDEPTNNLDLASAEQLAGALDAYRGALVVASHDVPFLESIGITRWLLLDGGLRPTTAEEVRETLWSA; translated from the coding sequence ATGGGTAACACCTCTTCATTCATCACCTGCTCCGCGCTCTCCTTCGACTGGCCCGACGGCACTCCCGTCTTCGACGGCTTCGACCTGGCGGTCGGCCCCGGTCGCACCGGACTCATCGGCCGCAACGGCAGCGGGAAGTCCACCCTCCTGAAGCTGATCACCGGCCGACTCGTGCCGCGCGACGGCCGGTTGGCCGTGTCGGGCACGGTCGGCCACCTGCCGCAGGACATCACCCTCGACACCTCGCTCCGCGTGGACGAGGCCCTCGGCATCCGCGCCGTGCGCGCCGCCCTGCACGCGATCGAGGCAGGCGAGGCGACCGAGGCGAACTTCACCGCCGTCGGCGACGACTGGGACGTCGAGGAGCGGGCCCTGGCGGCCCTCGACCAGCTGGGCCTCGGCGCGGTCGGCCTGGACCGCACGGTCGGCGAACTGTCGGGCGGCGAAGGCGTGTTGCTGCGGCTGGCGGCACTGCTGCTGGCGCGGCCCGACGTACTGCTGCTGGACGAGCCGACGAACAACCTGGACCTGCGGGCCCGCCGCCGGCTGTACGCGGCGGTCGAGTCCTGGCCGGGAGTGCTGCTGCTGGCCAGCCACGACCGGGAGCTGCTGGAGCGGGTCGACCGGATCGCCGAACTCCACGAGGGCGAAGTCCACTGGTACGGGGGCAACTTCAGCGTCTACGAGCAGCAGCTGGCCGCCGAGCAGGAGGCGGCCGAGCGGCTGGTGCGGGCGGCGGAGGCCGATGTGCAGCGGCAGAAGCGGGAGCTGTCGGACGCGCACGTGAAGCTGGCCCGGCGCAGGCGGTTCGCGCAGAAGATGTACGAGAACAAGCGTGTGCCGAAGATCGTCGCGAACAACCTCAGGAGCGCGGCGCAGCAGTCCGCCGGCAAGCACCGCACCCTGCACGCGGAGCGGCTCACGCAGGCGCGGGAGCGGCTCGGCGAGGCGGTGGAGGCGGTCCGGGACGACGACGAGATCCGCATCGAGCTGCCGGCGACGCTGGTCCCGCCGGGCCGGCGGGTGCTGGACCTGTCCCGGCTGCGCCTGGCGCACGGCGCCGGGGCGCCGCTGGAGTGGGACCTGCGGGGGCCGGAGCGGATCGCCTTGGTGGGCCGCAACGGCTCGGGCAAGACGACGCTGCTGCGGACGGTGGCGGGGCTGCTGGAGCCGGAGGCCGGGGAGGTGGCCGTCCACGTGCCGGCGCGGTTCCTGCCGCAGCGGCTGGACGTGCTCGACGACGGCCTGTCGGTCGTGGAGAACGTGGCCCGTTTCGCGCCGCAGGCGTCGAACAACGTGGTGCGGGCGCGGCTCGCGCACTTCCTGTTCCGCGGCGCCCGCGCCGACCGGGCCGCGGGTGCGCTGTCGGGCGGGGAGCGGTTCCGGGCGGCGCTGGCGGCGCTGCTGCTGGCCGAGCCGGCTCCGCAGCTGCTGATGCTGGACGAGCCGACGAACAACCTGGACCTGGCGAGCGCGGAACAGCTCGCCGGCGCGCTGGACGCCTACCGGGGGGCGCTGGTCGTCGCGAGCCACGACGTGCCGTTCCTGGAGTCGATCGGCATCACCCGCTGGCTGCTGCTCGACGGCGGCCTGCGGCCGACGACGGCGGAAGAGGTCCGCGAGACCCTCTGGTCCGCCTGA
- a CDS encoding NAD(P)/FAD-dependent oxidoreductase has protein sequence MGTDGGRVYDVAVVGGGAAGLAGALTLARARRAVVVLDAGSPRNAPAEHLHGYLGRDGAAPAELLAAGRAEAAAYGAEVRSDAAGTVLAADRAAEGGFVLRCADGSAVRAGRLLLATGLVDELPDVPGLRERWGRDVLHCPYCHGWEVRDQPIAVLGGGPLALHQAQMWRNWSGRVTLLAHTWRPGAEERELLAALGVRVVEGEVIGLTVGAGGLSGVTLAGGAGVDCRALVVAPRFTARAGVARSLGLPVTGVERDGVQLGTCLEADPATGATALRGVWAAGNVTSPMDQLAAAAAAGVRAAVAINADLIEETTRRALDAHRARQAHGAQ, from the coding sequence ATGGGCACGGATGGCGGACGGGTGTACGACGTGGCGGTCGTGGGAGGCGGCGCCGCCGGGCTCGCCGGGGCGCTGACCCTGGCGAGGGCGCGGCGCGCGGTTGTGGTGCTGGACGCGGGCAGCCCCCGCAACGCGCCCGCGGAGCACCTGCACGGCTATCTCGGGCGGGACGGGGCCGCGCCCGCGGAGCTGCTGGCGGCCGGGCGTGCCGAGGCGGCCGCGTACGGCGCGGAGGTCCGGTCGGATGCGGCGGGGACGGTGCTCGCGGCCGACCGGGCGGCGGAGGGCGGCTTCGTGCTGCGGTGCGCGGACGGGTCGGCCGTGCGGGCCGGGCGGCTGCTGCTGGCGACGGGCCTGGTCGACGAGCTGCCCGACGTGCCGGGGCTGCGCGAGCGGTGGGGGCGGGACGTGCTGCACTGCCCGTACTGCCACGGCTGGGAGGTGCGCGACCAGCCGATCGCCGTGCTCGGCGGGGGCCCGCTCGCCCTGCACCAGGCGCAGATGTGGCGGAACTGGAGCGGCCGGGTGACGCTGCTCGCGCACACCTGGCGGCCGGGGGCGGAGGAGCGGGAGCTGCTCGCGGCGCTGGGGGTGCGTGTGGTCGAGGGCGAGGTCATCGGCCTGACCGTCGGCGCCGGGGGTCTTTCCGGGGTGACCCTGGCGGGCGGCGCGGGTGTGGACTGCCGGGCGCTGGTGGTGGCGCCGCGCTTCACCGCGCGCGCCGGGGTGGCCCGGTCGCTCGGCCTGCCGGTGACCGGCGTGGAGCGCGACGGGGTGCAGCTCGGCACCTGCCTGGAAGCGGACCCGGCGACCGGCGCGACCGCCCTGCGCGGAGTCTGGGCCGCCGGGAACGTCACCAGCCCGATGGACCAGCTGGCGGCGGCGGCCGCGGCCGGTGTGCGCGCGGCCGTCGCGATCAACGCGGACCTGATCGAGGAGACGACGCGGCGGGCCCTCGACGCCCACCGGGCCCGGCAGGCGCACGGGGCGCAGTAG
- a CDS encoding FAD-dependent oxidoreductase — translation MAHVLVIGGGVGGLATALLTARRGHTVELFERDTRAPGTALDRDSFGWHRPAVPQAAQPHVLLGAARNLLRRELPDVYAEMLRLGARERSELDWFDVPPPARPGDDDLVMVQARRIVLESALVTALRAEPGAVLHHGQPVTGLEVEQAAAGAAGPARVIGVATAAGAREGDLVVDAGGRRGGGERWLAAAGCRPPAVERHRTGLAYFCRWYRLPEGMGEGPRRPWSVAGGAFSGCAVFPADNRTFAVTVFVHTQDPTRSALRDPAVFERAARAFPPGAAWLALGAEPLTGVLATASLDNRWSALVDERGPVVRGLVPVGDAVTHTNPTLGQGTSLALWAALRVARTADRDTGSAQYVRAYHAWAVRTLKPWFDFQVVADAAVGERFATRGARTGRTRETAALFDCALEDPEVMRARARVRHLAERPERAYGDPGVRERVARWLEARPDYEPNAAGPDRAEWEKLTGG, via the coding sequence ATGGCACACGTGCTGGTCATCGGCGGAGGCGTCGGAGGCCTCGCCACCGCGCTGCTCACCGCACGGCGCGGGCACACCGTCGAGCTCTTCGAACGCGACACCCGGGCCCCGGGCACGGCCCTGGACCGCGACTCGTTCGGCTGGCACCGCCCGGCCGTCCCGCAGGCCGCCCAGCCGCACGTCCTCCTCGGGGCGGCCCGCAACCTCCTGCGGCGCGAGCTTCCCGACGTGTACGCGGAGATGCTCCGGCTCGGCGCGCGCGAGCGCAGCGAGCTCGACTGGTTCGACGTACCGCCGCCCGCGCGGCCCGGCGACGACGACCTCGTCATGGTCCAGGCCCGGCGCATCGTCCTGGAGAGCGCCCTGGTCACGGCGCTGCGCGCGGAGCCCGGCGCGGTTCTGCACCATGGTCAGCCGGTCACCGGGCTGGAAGTGGAGCAGGCCGCCGCGGGTGCGGCGGGGCCGGCCCGGGTGATCGGGGTGGCGACCGCCGCCGGGGCCCGCGAGGGGGACCTGGTCGTGGACGCGGGCGGCCGTCGCGGCGGCGGCGAGCGGTGGCTGGCCGCGGCGGGCTGCCGGCCTCCGGCCGTGGAGCGGCACCGGACGGGGCTGGCGTACTTCTGCCGCTGGTACCGGCTGCCGGAGGGCATGGGGGAGGGGCCGCGCAGGCCGTGGTCGGTGGCGGGCGGGGCGTTCTCCGGGTGCGCGGTCTTCCCGGCGGACAACCGGACCTTTGCCGTGACCGTCTTCGTCCACACGCAGGACCCGACCCGCTCGGCCCTGCGCGATCCGGCCGTCTTCGAGCGGGCGGCGCGCGCCTTCCCACCGGGCGCGGCGTGGCTGGCCCTGGGCGCAGAGCCGCTGACCGGGGTCCTGGCCACGGCGAGCCTGGACAACCGGTGGAGCGCCCTCGTCGACGAGCGGGGGCCGGTGGTGCGCGGGCTTGTCCCGGTCGGCGACGCCGTCACCCACACCAACCCGACGCTCGGGCAGGGCACGTCGCTCGCCCTGTGGGCCGCGCTCCGCGTGGCCCGTACGGCCGACCGGGACACCGGATCGGCGCAGTACGTGCGTGCGTACCACGCGTGGGCGGTGCGCACGCTCAAGCCGTGGTTCGACTTCCAGGTCGTCGCCGATGCGGCCGTCGGAGAGCGGTTCGCGACGCGGGGTGCCCGGACGGGCAGGACGCGGGAGACGGCGGCGCTGTTCGACTGTGCGCTGGAGGACCCCGAGGTGATGCGGGCCCGGGCCAGGGTCCGCCACCTGGCCGAGCGGCCCGAGCGGGCCTACGGGGACCCCGGGGTCCGGGAGCGGGTGGCGCGCTGGCTGGAGGCCCGGCCGGACTACGAGCCGAACGCGGCCGGCCCGGACCGGGCGGAGTGGGAGAAGCTGACCGGCGGGTGA
- a CDS encoding ATP-dependent DNA ligase — MDLPVMPPVLPMLAKSVAKIPPGMQYEAKWDGFRAIVHRDGDEIQLGSRTGKPLTRYFPELVSALKENLPDRCVVDGEIVIVHGGRLDFDRLTERIHPAKSRVDLLASTTPASFVAFDLLALGDRSLLDAPLTDRRSALCSALSTTRPPVHLAPATTDPALAQQWFEQFEGAGLDGVVAKPLDLPYRPDARLMFKIKHERTADVVVAGFRFHKSGPIVGSLLLGLHDDRGALQHVGVCAAFPMKRRAELVGELAPLRMEDVSNHPWAAWAEESAHESARLPGAQSRWTGKKDLSWVPLRPERVCEVAYDHMEGDRFRHTAQFRRWRPDRTPESCTYAQLDEVVGYDLAAVLGAGPAAV; from the coding sequence ATGGACCTGCCCGTGATGCCGCCCGTGCTGCCGATGCTCGCCAAGTCCGTGGCGAAGATCCCGCCGGGCATGCAGTACGAGGCGAAGTGGGACGGCTTCCGCGCCATCGTCCACCGCGACGGCGACGAGATCCAGCTGGGCAGCCGCACCGGCAAGCCGCTGACCAGGTACTTCCCCGAACTCGTGAGTGCTTTGAAGGAGAACCTGCCGGACCGCTGCGTGGTCGACGGCGAGATCGTCATCGTGCACGGCGGGCGGCTGGACTTCGACCGGCTGACCGAGCGGATCCACCCCGCCAAGTCCCGCGTCGACCTCCTGGCCTCGACCACCCCCGCCAGCTTCGTCGCCTTCGACCTGCTCGCCCTCGGCGACCGGTCCCTCCTCGACGCCCCGCTCACCGACCGCCGCAGCGCCCTGTGCTCAGCCCTTTCCACCACTCGGCCCCCCGTCCACCTCGCGCCCGCCACCACTGATCCCGCGCTCGCGCAGCAGTGGTTCGAGCAGTTCGAAGGCGCCGGACTCGACGGCGTGGTCGCGAAACCCCTCGACCTGCCCTACCGGCCCGATGCGCGCCTGATGTTCAAAATCAAGCACGAGCGTACGGCCGACGTCGTCGTCGCCGGTTTCCGTTTCCACAAGAGCGGTCCGATTGTCGGGTCGCTGCTGCTGGGCCTCCACGACGACCGCGGCGCCCTCCAGCACGTCGGCGTCTGCGCCGCCTTCCCCATGAAGCGCCGCGCCGAACTCGTCGGGGAACTCGCCCCGCTGCGCATGGAGGACGTCTCCAACCACCCCTGGGCCGCCTGGGCCGAGGAGTCCGCCCACGAGAGCGCCCGCCTGCCCGGCGCGCAGAGCCGCTGGACCGGCAAGAAGGACCTCTCCTGGGTGCCGCTGCGCCCCGAGCGCGTCTGCGAGGTCGCGTACGACCACATGGAGGGCGACCGCTTCCGCCACACGGCGCAGTTCCGCCGCTGGCGCCCCGACCGCACCCCCGAGAGCTGCACGTACGCCCAGCTCGACGAGGTCGTCGGCTACGACCTCGCCGCGGTCCTCGGCGCCGGCCCCGCCGCCGTCTGA